Within Salmo salar unplaced genomic scaffold, Ssal_v3.1, whole genome shotgun sequence, the genomic segment aggacagcggagtcaatcaccaccttccggagacacctgaaaccccacctcttcaaggaatacctgggataggataaagtaatccttctaacccccccccttaaaagatttagatgcacttttgtaaagtggttgttccactggatattataaggtgaatgcaccaatttgtaagtcgctctggataagagcgtctgctaaatgacttaaatgtaaatgtaaatgtgattgtGTCTGAATGGAATGAAAAACCTTACCTCTAGTCTGATAACAGACAGCCTCCAGCTCAGCAAAGACCTGGTGAGATGTGTTAGTGGACTGAGTCTGTCTACAGATGATAGAAGGAAGGAGAGACGGTGAAAGGGATGAAATcaaactaaatatatatatatatatatatatatatatatacatgcatctCTGTTGAACTGAAGGTCAGAATACATGCGTGTTAAATTAAACACACCTCAAATACAGTGACATCACGTAAAACCTTGTTAGGTTCTGACAAGCAGATTGAAAAACTAAATGGACAActagctcaaaccaagtttattcactcAATGGCTCCAAAAGCTGCATAGACAAAAACATGTTCCCACCAGCACCAGTATTTTTACCCCCTTTAGCTGGCGTCTCCTCCTTTTGTctaaacattacattttctgttgCTACTGTAGGCAGGAAGTTAAGTGATgtgtgaaatgaaactgttccttCTGCCTTCATGTGACCTGATCTCGGCccacattcctcactaatccacagctatccacccttatcaaCCACGTGATTGCCTTTTCCCTTACTTAGTCATTTTCCAGGCCCGTACTTCTTATCCACCCTCCATTGACCCCATAATTTACATTCCTCCTACATACAAACATTAACTTTTGGTGTTTCAAATTACAACCCAACAACCTAAAGAAATGTGTCCGCAGCTTGAGGTAGTTTTAAAGGTTGAAGTCACTCACCATCGTAGAGGGCGTAGTGCCCAGAGAAGGCAGGAACAAAGTCATATCCATATGACGAGCTTCTCTGTGAAAGGTggagggggaaagaaagagagagggagagaaaaagagagagagtgatggctatttaacagtcttatggccttgagatagaagctgtttttcagtctctcggtcccatctttgatgcacctgtactgacttcgccttctggatgatagtggtgtgaacaggcagtggctcgggtggttgttgtccttgatgatctttttggccttcctgtgacatcgggtgctgtaggtgtcctggagggcaggtagtgtgcctctggtgatgtgttgggcagactgcaccaccctctgcagAACCCTGCGGGCGGTGTAGTTGCCGTACAAGGCAGTGATACAactcgtcaggatgctctcaattgtgcatctgtaaaagtttgtgatggTCTTAGGGGCCATAACCAaaatttcttcagcatcctgaggttaaagaggcactgttgtgccttcttcaccacactgtctgtatgggtggaacatttcagattgtcagtgatgtgtacgcagtggaacttgaagctttccaccttctccactgcggtcccgtcgatctaaatggggcgtgctccctctgctgttccctGAAGTCCATTATCAGCTCCTTCGTGttttgacgttgagggagaggttattttcttggcaccactccgccagggccctcacttcctccctgtacgCTGTCTAGTcaatgttggtaatcaggcctactactgttgtgttttctgcaaacttgatgattgagttggaggcttgcatggccacgcaatcatgggtgaacagggagtacaggaggggactgagcactcacccttgtggggtgcatgtgttgaggatcagtgaagcggaggtgttgtttcctaccttctccGCCTGGGGCGGCCCGTTGGGAAGTCCAGGACCCGGTTGCACAATAAATATAATTAAGAAATgcataaatattaggacaagcaatgtcggagtggtgtCGGCGtaggttccttgttccttgtcaatcattggcttattGGTGCAATCAGACAATATATTCTTTAAGTAAATCAAttaaacctttattaatgcaattgcagacagaagttgacaacggaAACACAGCACGCATGTTTGAGAGTAAGTTCTGCACCCCACCTTAAGACACAGCTGATTTTATACATGTGATCACTCCCTATTGGTATGATCACCTACGTCAATGTATGTGTGTATCAATAAGCTGAGGTTACCTTGTAAGGCAACCTAGTACAGTAGCTTCTCTGAATTCATTAGCATTGTCAACTGCCACACAAGATCAAAATGTCAAAACAAGACAGTTGGTACTTCTCTATATCTAGTTTCAGTCTGACTCAGACCTAGCCTGCAAGCACACTCTCATAACAACCAGGGCTTAACCACAAAGACTAATAAAGATATCTTGTGCAACGTATAGTTGCAGAGCTTTAGACACGTAGCAACAGTATCTTATTATAAGGCCTGCAGAAAAACATAATGGAGAGGGTCTTTGGGACCCCCCTTCAGTGGCAtttactaaaatacagtagaatagaatacagtacaaacgtatgagatgagtaaagcagtatgtaaacatgattaaagtgactagtgttccattattaaagtagccagtgattccatgtctatgtatataggacagcagcctctaaggtgcagggttgagtaaccgggtggtagccggctagcgatggctatttaacagtctgatggcattgagattgaagctgcttttcagtctcacctgtactgacctcggctTCTGGATGATAACAGGGTGAActggctgtggctcgggtggttgatgtccttgatgatctttttggccttcctgtgacatcgagtgctgtaggtgtcctggagggcaggcagtgtgcccccggtgggcggttgcgggcggtgcagttgcagtaccagccggtgatacagcccgacaggatgctctgaattgtgcatctgtaaaagtttgtgagggtcttaggggccaagccaaatttcctcAGCCTCCTGACTGACCATGGATTTTGACGATGGATTCCCCAATGTGCCTCTTTAATAACTATGATGGAGACATGTTATTTTTCTCATAAAGCAGTCCTGAGCGCACGGCTAGACTTCCTGACTCCATAGACTGTATGCAGTGCACTGACTAGTTTTTCATGCAAATAATTTTACTTGAGAAATAGTGCCCCGAAAaccttagctagatgtaaaattgcgcaactAAGATTTCTGCTCTAAAAAAGTATAAATGAATTACAGATTTTTTGATTGATCTTAGATTCATTCTGATTATTTTGAGGAAGTTACTATTTTGAGGAACTGGCTATGATGCTACTGTGACTCAGGAAGGACATACAACAGTACCTGCCTGGGTATGATGGGCAAACATAACACACCCCAAGACAACTCTTGTTTGGCTTCAGTCATGGCCGCTAGCATTTGTTAATGAGCATTGGTGAAAAACGAGGCCAAATTAGGAAGTGCAGTCGTCCTTTAATAAATACTTGAATAGTGTGTTAGTGCTTGGTTGGAATAAAAGCCTCCAATAAGTTAAGACATTGATAGTGAACACCAGGCCTTGTATTTTGCAATTGGCACAAGAAATAGAGAGTTACGATTTATTTTGGGCATTTAATATGTAATACTCAAACATATAATATTATTTAATTAATGAGGATTAACTCGTATCAATCATTCACAAAAGCATTTGGGGAATGGCTTGTAGGCTATTTGGTGCGAGTAAAATTAGGCCCTAAAATGTAGGCTGAAACACTAATGCCAGATAGATAAAAATAATGAAAGAGAAAACCGATATAAATTACACAAGAATGATGATTTATTTATGGATTTTTACTGGGttattttctctttattcaaccagaCCGCCACCCATCCACCCTACAACCGGACAATATTTAATGAACGTTTGCGCCCCATGGATATAACCGCAGGTCTTTTTCCCCTACTGTCTATACTCTAGTTTTACTAGCACTATAGActattcacctctcctctcttgaCACAAACAATGGATTAAAACTGAGCAAATAAGAAATTAAtctctgcatttttttgttgagTGCTCCATCTCCTTTCTGCCTTGAATGAATCCTTTAGGACTTTTTTCTTGATAAACCCTTTTGTTAGAAGGCATAGTACCTTAGGACCATTGCCGTGGGAAGTAGGGTTGCCGAGGGTGCTgaaaagtcaaaataaataacaaaatatattcatAAATAACTCATattttgggagaaaaaaaaacggTTTATTTTCTCACAAAAATAGTGTACTGTTGCAcggtgtaaaaaaaaatgtctgcaccCCCCCATTACTACAAGGCCCTTGAAATCTGGGGTACTTTCCCACAGCAGTTCCTGTTATGATGGATTCTTGTCGTACTTAGGTCATGAAAGTGTTCATCAGATAGGATGCTACTTTCACTTTCAGTGTCTGCAGACTTTAAATAGCCTGCAGCTTAGTGCTTTTGCCATCATTGCAGAGGATACTTGACTCTCAGCGAAACTACGAGTATATGTGAGTATCAAGCCTGACTTCCTGTCTCTTCTGATTTCCAAGCGCATAGGTATTCAAACTCTTGGCCTGTGATGTCTTTTAAAATGATTTCAGCGACCACTTTCGTATTGTTTGCACTAAACTACCAAACTGAAAAACTCTGATCGTTGTATAAATATGAAGAGACATTTATAAAATTTCTCACCCCAGGCGTTCCTTCATCATCAATATTTTTCAGAGTTTATCTATATCATCTGCTCCACCCTGATTTGGCTGTAGAATTGTTCTCATGTTTTATTGTCACTCTTGCAGACAAACACAAATAGCAATAACAAACCTGTGTCAAATTATCAACTAATGATGATCTTCAGTCTGGACCTTGATATTTTGAATCAGGCATGTTAGTGCTGGAttacaatacaagcctatagaacCAGTCACTACTGGAGCAGGAGATCCCTGCATTAGAATTTCGCCTTAAGATGCTGTCTAACTATTTACTATTTATTATTGTTACAGATCATTATTGGAAGTAAAATGGTTCATGATGACAAAATGTGTTGTATTTTGCTATTGACACGACAAGGAATAGCATCATAGAGGTAAAATAAGTATTAATGATGATGAACTTGTATCAACCATTTACTTTGAAGCGATCTTGTGAAGCCACTTGACCATGGACTCCCCAATGTGCCTCGTTAAAAACGCCGACGGAGAGCTTTGCATAGAACCAGAGGCCATCGACTACCTGATGGGACTGAAACAGAAAGTCGTAGTTGTGTCTGTGGTCGGGCTGTATCGCACCGGCAAGTCCTACCTCATGAACAAGCTGGCTCAGAAGAGAAGTGGTGAGAGACAAATATATCTTTCTTTACAAACAGGTTTGGACATCATCAGTCTTTTTTGGTAACACTGTACATTAAGTTTCCCCTAAAACTCTGTAGCTACACAGTAATGACCgtagaaagatatatatatatatataaaatattttttttactttattaaTTTCCATGCACAGAAATGCCAATGTCATGAGGAAATGATCACAATTTCAAACTCTCCCAAAAAGTtgttgcaaaaatgtaaaaaatgaataTTACCTGAAAAAATGACCTCATGTAGTTCCTTACAATAGCCCTCTGtgatatcaaggaatatttctcCCAAAACTGTGATTCCTTAAAAACGTGTGCAGAATGTTGGTCAACTCAGATCTTTCTAAAAATCCTAAATGAATCAGGAATGAGCAGGGTCAGCTTTACCATAAGGACCCCTTCTTCATgtcctcattacatgttgtgAAACAAGACCACTCACGGTCTAAAAAGTTCTCTACTTTTGATAGATTTAAACAAAAGTATTGAAATCACCATGGTCACAATCATAACctgtcctctccatctcccttatGAAAGTAAATAAATACTGCACTCTGAACCACAAAACATATTAGATTAATGATAGTGCTGTTAGACAAGGCAAGAACTAGAACTTAAAAACATGATGTTGTTTTGTTGGAATTTGCAGCTGTTTTTGGTAAATAATGAAATATGCTAACTTCTGAAATTACTTTCTCATCTTTGAAATCCTTTAAAGAGAAGTCAAACTGAAAAATGTTCTCCTGTCTTCTAATTTCTCCTAGTTAGTCTGTTGTCTGCAAACGTTGTTACATTGTAACTACATAGTAATTAAAAATGTCACCTCACTTTACATTAAATAGCTTGCTGCTGAGTAAGTACATTTTAAATACATGTGTGTCCCAtgtaacaacattgtaattacagaCTTGGTTGTTAAAGATTGTTATAAagtaatactactaataatatatatatatattatatataatatatatggtaATATTATACTTAATGTTCTGTTGTCTCCTAATTTCACCTCATTAGCCTATTATCTGCAAATTTTACATTGTAACTAGTATAGAATTTAAAATACCATACTACTGGGTTTCATTTTACAATAAGTTGCTACATGCTAATTACAAGTATATCCTGTGTAACTACATTGTTCTTAAATTAAACTTAAATTGGGGTCCATTTGGTGTTGattgcacctctctgattcagaggggttgggttaaataaggaagacacatttcagttgaatacattcagttgtacaactgactaggtatccccctttccctttccattgAGCAGGTGAGAGTGAAACAAATAATGGGaaacccctggaggtcagggccctgaGCACATGCCATGCTTGCAGTAGTATTGGTGATGATAAGCTAAGGGTTAGATAACTGTCTGGACTACCTTACCTAGCAATCTACAGTAAAAGCTGACATGGGTTAATTGAGTGAATGACGTACAGTAACAAGAGGGAAACTGCTGATGCACCAACGCATTTTGAAGTTGCACTTTGTGTATTCTGCTTTTCTGACTCTCAATAGTAAGTTAAGACCCTGACTGAGTTacaaaaatatatgtacagtatatgttcatatacagtatatgtacagTGAGCAAACAAAGTATTGGTACAGTGACAGAAAGATGCtcacctcccctgttattgtaatggtgagaggttagcatgtcttgggggtatgatataaaatgctaatctccactgttattgtaatgatgagaggttagcatgtcttgggggtatgatataaaatgctaatctccactgttattgtaatggtgagaggttagcatgttttagaggtatgatataaaatgctaacctcccctgttattgtaacggtgagaggttagcatgtcttggaggtatgatataaaatgctaacctcccctgttattgtaatgatgagaggttagcatgtcttgggggtatgatataaaatgctaacctcccctgttattttaatggtgagaggttagcatgtcttgggggtatgatataaaatgctaatctccactgttattgtaatggtgagaggttagcatgtcttgggggtatgatataaaatgctaacctcccctgttattgtaatgatgagaggttagcatgtcttgggggtatgatatataaTGCTAATCTccactgttattgtaatggtgagaggttagcatgtcttggaggtatgaactttctcactcatcattattcacgattcattcaggactttGCGTAACTATgcgtattcttatttacaacaaaagtgactcaaatatgacaatacattatttaccattcatttctaagtgaatttgtcccagtatttttggtcccctaaaataagGAATATGTACAAAaggtgcaacaatttctaaacagttcacctAATATGGAGGAAAATACGCTTAAATTAAAGCTAAGAGTCACCCGCCACCCTCCCCCCGCTATACTGTTGACCAGCACTAGTAAGAGCTCGGAGCTAGCTAGCGCTGGTCCGCACTAACTCTGGTCTAGGGCGTAGCTAGCTAGTTCTGGTCAACACTAGTTCTGGTCCGCACTAAATAACTCTGGTCAAGGGcgtagctagtagctagctagcgctGGTCCACACTAGTTCTGGTCCGCACTAACTAACTCTGATCTAGGGcgtagctagtagctagctagttctGGTCCGCACTAACTAACTCTGGTCCAGGGcgtagctagtagctagctagttctGGTCCGCACTAACTAACTCTGGTGCAGggcatagctagtagctagctagttctGGTCCGCACTAACTAACTCTGGTCCAGggcatagctagtagctagctagttctGGTCCGCACCAACTCTGGTCCACACAAACTAACTCTAGTCTAGGGTGTAGCTAGTAGCTGGCTAGCGCTGGTCTGCACTAGCTCTGGTCTGCACTAACTAACTCTGGTCCAGGGCGTAGCAGAGACTGTATTCTGGTCCGCACTAACTAACTCTGGTCCACGGCGTAGCTAGTAGTTAGCTAGTTCTGGCCTGCACTAGTTCTCATCCGTACTAACTAACTCTGGTCTAAGGcgtagctagtagctagctagttctGGTCTGCAGTAGCTCTGGTCCAGCTCTGTAACAGTGTTATAGGCTGGTTTAATATTTATACTGTAAATGTCCTCAATAATCTCTGTTGATTTAGGTTTTGCCCTTGGAGCCACCATCCAGTCCAAGACTAAGGGCATCTGGATGTGGTGTGTCCCTCACCCTGAAAAAACAGACCACACCCTGGTGCTGCTGGATACAGAGGGGCTGGGGGACGTGGAGAAGGTGGGGGGGGTCAAAGTTCAATCTCTTTACAATCCACATTCATATTCATATTCCTCTTCCATATTCATATTCCTCTTAGATTACTAACCAAGCACAGTGAACACATATCTGCACACTCATCATTTAAATGAGATGATTACTGAGTCAGAGATCCAATACATGTCGTCATACTTGTTTCAGGGGGATTCTAAGAATGATGCCTGGATCTTCTCCCTGGCCATTCTGTTAAGCAGTACTCTGGTCTACAACAGTCGAGGGACCATCGACAATGATGCTGTGGAGAAGCTTCAGTATCCTTTTGGGTCAACATTTGGCTCCATTCTGTGGCATCTTGTGGACATAATCTGTTGTGGTATTTGATATGATAGTTTGTTTGTTAGGCTTTTGACAGTCTTCTCAGCCATATTAGTGGTAGCCTTGCTAATTGTGATGGACATTTTCATGAATTTGTATGTATATTTTTAACATTATTTAATTGTAGGCTAGACCTAATCATTGATATGGTAGAGAATTTTAATTTTAATAATGTACCAACTAAATATGTTCCATTTAATTAAATATGCTATATGCAAGTTGCATATGTCGTGTTTATCAGTACTACGTAGTAATTTACTTCTCTGGAAACGGTAAAGGGCTTGAGAAATCTCAGGATGCCGGTTCCCGTGATTGATTCTTAGCTTTAGTGAACATGAAGAGCTGGTGTTGACTAAAAGCAATGTCTGTGACTTTCAAGCAAATGACGTTACTGTGTCAATTTAAATCTAAACTGAAAAttacttgttttgtttgtttttttgcttgTTTGTAACTTCCCTGAAATTCAAGTCCATGTACGCAAACTGTGCATGACATTGACATGAGCTTTGGGAACTCCTGTATCGATCCTCAACCGGTCCTATAGATATGTGAACGAGCTGACAGAGAGGATCAAGGTGAAGTCTACCACTGACaatgaggaggaaggagagggcacACAGTTTATGCAGTTCTTTCCTAATTTTGTGTGGACCGTCAGAGATTTCACTCTAAAGCTCGAGATCGACGGCGGAGAAATCACTCCAGACCAGTATCTGGAGAATTCCCTGCAACTCAAGACAGGTGATATTGATTATTATAAACCAGGTAGTTTGAGACCTAGTTGCTGATTGACTTAAACAGCATTCCAGCTGTGtgtatatcagacaatataccacggTATGATGCAAAGCGTagcgttatgactataactactgttctctGAAGGAGTACAACATATTATAAGGAGTCGCACTCTCACGACTTCGGTTGAAGGATCTACAATCATGCCTG encodes:
- the LOC106582501 gene encoding guanylate-binding protein 3 is translated as MDSPMCLVKNADGELCIEPEAIDYLMGLKQKVVVVSVVGLYRTGKSYLMNKLAQKRSGFALGATIQSKTKGIWMWCVPHPEKTDHTLVLLDTEGLGDVEKGDSKNDAWIFSLAILLSSTLVYNSRGTIDNDAVEKLQYVNELTERIKVKSTTDNEEEGEGTQFMQFFPNFVWTVRDFTLKLEIDGGEITPDQYLENSLQLKTGDIDYYKPGSLRPSC